One genomic region from Bactrocera tryoni isolate S06 chromosome 3, CSIRO_BtryS06_freeze2, whole genome shotgun sequence encodes:
- the LOC120772491 gene encoding lysozyme 1-like, with protein MKVLAFFILALALAAPAFGKTFTRCSLAVELYNLGVPKDQLARWTCIAEHESSYRTGVTGPTNSNGSNDYGIFQINNYYWCQPANGRFSYNECNLSCDALLADNITDSVRCARKIQGQQGWTAWATWKYCNGTLPSIDSCF; from the coding sequence ATGAAAGTTTTAGCCTTCTTCATTCTCGCTTTGGCTTTGGCCGCTCCAGCCTTCGGCAAAACTTTCACCCGTTGCTCCTTGGCTGTTGAGCTGTACAACTTAGGTGTACCAAAGGATCAATTGGCGCGCTGGACTTGCATTGCAGAACACGAGAGCTCCTATCGCACCGGTGTTACAGGCCCAACCAACTCCAACGGTTCCAACGATTACGGTATCTTCCAAATCAACAACTACTACTGGTGCCAGCCTGCCAACGGTCGTTTCTCCTACAATGAATGTAATTTGAGCTGCGATGCTCTGTTGGCCGATAACATTACCGACTCTGTGCGCTGCGCACGCAAGATCCAAGGACAACAGGGTTGGACTGCATGGGCCACCTGGAAGTACTGCAATGGTACACTGCCCAGCATTGACTCATGCTTTTAA
- the LOC120772489 gene encoding lysozyme E-like, producing MKVFAFFTIALALAAPALGITLNRCSLAREMSRLGVPRDQLARWACIAEHESSYRTGVTGPTNSNGSNDYGIFQINNYYWCQPANGRFSYNECKLSCNALLTDDITNSVRCARKILAQQGWTAWSTWKYCSGSLPSIDSCF from the coding sequence ATGAAAGTTTTCGCCTTCTTCACTATCGCTTTGGCTTTGGCCGCTCCAGCCTTGGGCATAACTTTGAACCGCTGCTCTTTAGCGCGTGAGATGTCTCGCTTAGGTGTGCCCAGGGATCAATTGGCGCGCTGGGCTTGCATTGCTGAACACGAGAGCTCCTATCGCACCGGTGTTACAGGCCCAACCAACTCCAACGGTTCCAACGATTACGGTATTTTCCAGATCAACAACTACTACTGGTGCCAGCCTGCCAACGGTCGTTTCTCCTACAATGAATGCAAATTGAGCTGTAATGCTCTGTTGACCGATGACATTACCAACTCTGTGCGTTGTGCACGCAAAATACTAGCACAACAGGGTTGGACTGCTTGGTCCACCTGGAAGTACTGCAGTGGTAGTCTGCCCAGCATTGACTCATGCTTTTAA
- the LOC120772984 gene encoding uncharacterized protein LOC120772984 codes for MKAYICLIVALALAAPAFGKVLDRCSLAREMSRLGVPRDQLARWACIAEHESSYRTDVVGPTNYNGSNDYGLFQINDYYWCQPASGRFSYNQCHIGCNGLLTDNIEPIVRCAQEVLRMQGWSAWSTWHFCDGALPSIDDCFLSKQYQINNMKAFAFLLFAVALAAPAFAEVLDRCSLAREMSRLGVPRDQLARWACIAEHESSYRTDVVGPTNYNGSNDYGLFQINDYYWCQPADGRFSYNQCHIGCDGLLTNDIEPIVRCAQEVLRMQGWSAWSTWHYCDGYVPSIDDLLNTLTVNGVLRTSLETIHHTMKTLAFLLFAVTLAAPAFAEVLDRCSLAREMSRLGVPRDQLARWACIAEHESSFRTDVVGPTNYNGSNDYGLFQINDYYWCQPADGRFSYNQCHIGCDGLLTNDIEPIVRCAQEILRMQGWSAWSTWHYCDGYVPSIDDCF; via the exons ATGAAAGCCTATATTTGCTTAATCGTCGCACTGGCTCTGGCCGCACCAGCTTTCGGTAAGGTCTTAGACCGTTGCTCCTTGGCTCGTGAGATGTCTCGTTTGGGTGTGCCTAGGGATCAATTGGCACGTTGGGCTTGTATTGCCGAACACGAGAGTTCCTACCGCACTGATGTCGTCGGCCCAACTAACTACAATGGCTCCAACGATTACGGTCTTTTCCAGATCAATGACTACTACTGGTGCCAGCCTGCCAGCGGACGCTTCTCGTACAATCAGTGTCACATCGGCTGCAATGGATTGTTGACCGACAACATCGAACCCATAGTACGTTGTGCCCAAGAGGTCTTACGCATGCAAGGTTGGTCTGCCTGGTCCACCTGGCATTTCTGCGATGGCGCTTTGCCAAGCATTGATGACTGCT TTTTATCCAAACAGTACCAAATAAACAACATGAAAGCTTTCGCCTTCTTGCTCTTCGCTGTGGCTTTGGCCGCACCAGCCTTCGCTGAGGTCCTGGACCGTTGCTCCTTAGCTCGTGAGATGTCTCGCTTGGGTGTACCCAGGGATCAACTAGCTCGTTGGGCTTGTATTGCCGAACACGAGAGCTCCTACCGCACTGATGTCGTCGGCCCAACCAACTACAATGGCTCCAACGATTACGGTCTCTTCCAGATTAACGACTACTACTGGTGCCAACCTGCGGACGGTCGCTTCTCCTATAACCAGTGCCACATCGGCTGTGATGGATTATTGACTAACGACATCGAACCCATAGTACGTTGTGCCCAAGAGGTCTTACGCATGCAAGGTTGGTCAGCCTGGTCCACCTGGCATTACTGCGACGGCTATGTACCAAGCATTGATGACT tGCTTAATACGTTGACGGTTAATGGTGTTTTGCGGAC TTCTTTAGAAACAATACACCACACCATGAAAACTCTCGCCTTCTTGCTCTTCGCTGTGACTTTGGCCGCACCAGCTTTCGCTGAGGTCTTGGATCGTTGCTCTTTGGCTCGTGAGATGTCTCGCTTGGGTGTACCCAGGGATCAACTAGCTCGTTGGGCTTGTATTGCCGAACATGAGAGCTCCTTCCGCACTGACGTTGTCGGTCCAACCAACTACAATGGCTCCAACGATTACGGTCTCTTCCAGATTAACGACTACTACTGGTGCCAACCTGCGGACGGTCGCTTCTCCTACAACCAGTGTCACATCGGCTGCGATGGATTATTGACCAACGACATCGAACCCATAGTACGTTGTGCTCAAGAAATTTTACGTATGCAAGGTTGGTCCGCCTGGTCCACCTGGCACTACTGCGACGGCTATGTTCCAAGCATTGATGACTGCTTCTAA
- the LOC120772493 gene encoding lysozyme B-like, which produces MKAFAFLLFVVALVAPAFGEVLDRCSLAREMSRLGVPRDQLARWACIAEHESSYRTDVVGPTNYNGSNDYGLFQINDYYWCQPADGRFSYNQCHIGCDGLLTNDIELIVRCAQEVLRMQGWSAWSTWHYCDGYVPSIDDCF; this is translated from the coding sequence ATGAAAGCATTCGCCTTCTTGCTCTTCGTTGTGGCTTTGGTCGCACCAGCCTTCGGTGAGGTCTTGGATCGTTGCTCCTTAGCTCGTGAGATGTCACGCTTGGGTGTTCCCAGGGATCAATTGGCCCGTTGGGCTTGTATTGCTGAACATGAGAGCTCCTACCGCACTGATGTCGTCGGCCCAACCAACTACAATGGCTCCAACGATTACGGTCTCTTCCAGATTAACGACTACTACTGGTGCCAACCTGCGGACGGTCGCTTCTCCTATAACCAGTGCCACATCGGCTGTGATGGATTGTTGACTAACGACATCGAACTTATAGTACGTTGTGCCCAAGAGGTCTTACGCATGCAAGGTTGGTCAGCCTGGTCCACCTGGCATTACTGCGACGGCTATGTACCAAGCATTGATGACTGCTTCTAA
- the LOC120772492 gene encoding lysozyme B-like encodes MKAFALLVFAVALAAPAFAEVLDRCSLAREMSRLGVPRDQLARWACIAEHESSYRTDVVGPTNYNGSNDYGLFQINDYYWCQPADGRFSYNQCHIGCDGLLTNDIEPIVRCAQEVLRMQGWSAWSTWHYCDGYVPSIDDCF; translated from the coding sequence ATGAAAGCTTTCGCCCTCTTGGTCTTCGCTGTGGCTTTAGCCGCACCGGCCTTCGCTGAGGTCTTGGATCGTTGCTCCTTGGCTCGTGAAATGTCTCGCTTGGGTGTACCCAGGGATCAACTAGCTCGTTGGGCTTGTATTGCCGAACACGAGAGCTCCTACCGCACTGATGTCGTCGGTCCAACCAACTACAATGGCTCCAACGATTACGGTCTCTTCCAGATCAACGACTACTACTGGTGCCAACCTGCGGACGGTCGCTTCTCCTACAACCAGTGCCACATCGGCTGTGATGGATTATTGACTAATGACATCGAACCCATAGTACGTTGTGCCCAAGAGGTCTTACGCATGCAAGGTTGGTCAGCCTGGTCCACCTGGCATTACTGCGACGGCTATGTGCCAAGCATTGATGACTGCTTCTAA
- the LOC120772490 gene encoding lysozyme B-like, giving the protein MKAFALLVFALALAAPAFAEVLDRCSLAREMSRLGVPRDQLARWACIAEHESSYRTDVVGPTNYNGSNDYGLFQINDYYWCQPASGRFSYNQCHIDCNGLLTDNIEPIVRCAQEVLRMQGWSAWSTWRYCDGYVPSIDDCF; this is encoded by the coding sequence ATGAAAGCTTTCGCCCTCTTGGTCTTCGCTCTGGCTTTAGCCGCACCAGCCTTCGCTGAGGTCTTGGATCGTTGCTCTTTGGCTCGTGAGATGTCTCGTTTGGGTGTGCCTAGGGATCAATTGGCCCGTTGGGCTTGTATTGCCGAACACGAGAGTTCCTACCGCACTGATGTCGTCGGCCCAACCAACTACAATGGCTCCAACGATTACGGTCTTTTTCAGATCAACGACTACTATTGGTGCCAACCTGCCAGCGGACGCTTCTCTTACAATCAGTGTCACATCGACTGCAATGGATTGTTGACCGACAACATCGAACCCATAGTACGTTGTGCCCAAGAGGTGCTGCGCATGCAAGGATGGTCTGCCTGGTCAACCTGGCGCTACTGCGACGGCTATGTGCCAAGCATTGATGATTGCTTCTAA